The proteins below are encoded in one region of Takifugu rubripes chromosome 1, fTakRub1.2, whole genome shotgun sequence:
- the tanc2b gene encoding protein TANC2 isoform X8: MMGRNADLSVDKSWTPAAVMFRNSLKMLLTGGKANRKSRSSDGGSEDLADPRSPGVDPQFSHFGQGGSIDSDCAFDPDYAVPPFSMTEGMQHIRIMEGMSRSLPSSPLLTHQTISMRLQPVKKLTAPLRKAKFVESPRIPQSELGSPTHTFTTAKNPDLDTHCRGESSQELGPPPSVDEAANTLMTRLGFLLGDKVSEGPAGTQYSMEEPEARQGQNQRISPCSTLTSSTASPPAGSPCSTLPPTMPGQTGNKDCAYGSVTSPTSTLESRDSGIIATLTSYSENMERGGKYGEGSRGNLKQWHSQKSGMDSFLYRVDENMTASTYSLNKIPERNLESMSSHSAHSIPLYLMPRPNSVAATSSAHLEDLAYLDEQRHTPLRTSLRMPRQSTTCGPCRSGQDLRASANNTHAWQSQSLRFAPYRPQDIALKPLLFEVPSITMDSVFTGREWLFQEIDAHLNRPSGSTSRGVAVVANIGFGKTAIISRLVALSCHGTRMRQIASDSPQASPKHGEGFPLSQPQPTHGTLGGGSCPGTPEMRRRQEEAMRRLASQVVAYHYCQADNAYTCLVPEFVHNVAALLCRSPHLVAYREQLLREPHLQSILSLRSCVQDPLASFRRGVLEPLDALYKERKIISEEDLIILIDGLNEAEFHKPDYGDTIVSFLTKTINRFPPWLKLVVTVRTTLQDITSDLPFHRISLDGLEENDAIDQDLQGYILHRIHSSPEIQNNISLNGKMDNTTFGKLSAHLKALSQGSYLYLKLTFDLIEKGYLVLKSSSYKVVPVNLAEVYLLQCNMRFPTQSSFERALPLLNVAVASLHPLTDEQIYQAINAGSLQGTLDWEDFQQRVDNLSVFLVKRRDGTRMFVHPSFREWLIWREEGEKTKFLCDPRSGHTLLAFWFSRQEKLNRQQTIELGHHILKAHIFKGLSKKVGVSSSILQGLWVSYCTEGLSAALSSLRNLYTPNIKVSRLLMLGGANVNYRTEVLNNAPVLCVHSHLGYMDMVSLLLEFGASVDAPSESGLTPLCYAAAGGHMAIVSALYRRRAKVDHLDKNRQCALVHAALRGHMEVVKFLIHCDWGMGQQQQQSPQTQQQAGLTKGQATQQAFIAAASMGYTEIVSYLLNLPEKDEEEVERIQINNFDTLWGETALTAASGRGKLEVCRVLLEQGAAVAQTNRRGIVPLFSAVRQGHWQIVDLLLSHGADVNMADKQGRSPLMMAASEGHLETVEFLLAQEASLSLMDKEGLTALSWACLKGHLPVVRYLVESGAATDHADKNGRTPLDLAAFYGDSEVVQFLVDHGAMIEHVDYSGMRPLDRAVGCRNTSVVVALLKKGAKIGCQTLPSRPRGPATWAMATSKPDIMIILLSKLIEEGDGFYKKGKVKEAAQRYQYALKKFPREGFSEDLKTFRELKVSLFLNLSRCRRKMNDFGMAEEFATKALELKPKCYEAYYARARAKRSSRQFPEALEDLKEAIKHSPNNREIQRLLQRVEEECHQFSQQEHQHQELELEPPPSPPPTPPPEEEESLSLAMPLPPPPEPRLEDMEPVQDLFEDEDYLEQELEAMTVGLPPPESLSDPSSLPIIQSPPLSPTHPDQIYLTGGSPMGPPYEYHPTSSSMSSPTRGTYQSTSPSLSPTHQNSHYRHSPPHTSPVHQQSYSFSPPPLGSGGPGMDHQSPPPSPLRRAAQYRSSPPLESVCLYRSQSGSPVRYQTEQLPGRPKSPLSKMSSQRSFQLSSQPSLSSQHHQAQGLRLQPSIAQIVRTNQPSVMGNSIYGGQMGHSMGGRYQGGSVDVESRLVYQPSLDGRSMSQVQASLSSGALCQHGGRGGVMESSLLKDELPQRPSSAYRASSGGPGGIRYSQTPQISRSQSAAYYPVTEHVLERSGAVPPCQLGSPEIPHMARRPISANTTEMKQHVTAPRPLIHSQSVGLRFSPSSNNISTGSTTNLAPSFRPSISIQQMEIPLQATYERTCDDISPISPSQGGGGLYQGEATRSRNTPFMGVIDKTARTQQYLHQPSRSRAMTSMDSAISPTSPGQLVQQGSTYSPPASLGNIAYYNKTNNAQNGHLIEEDYYSQTPPPSLGKLTNGSRGSGDILERVSQVPTYQDVKVARTLPVAQAYQDNMYRQLSRDSRTQGPTSPIKPKRPFVESNV, from the exons CCCCTCTGCGGAAAGCAAAGTTTGTGGAGAGCCCTCGCATTCCACAATCAGAGCTTGGCTCCCctacacacaccttcaccactGCCAAGAATCCAGACCTGGACACACACTGCCGGg GGGAGTCGAGCCAGGAGTTGGGCCCCCCTCCGTCTGTGGATGAGGCAGCCAACACATTGATGACGCGCCTCGGTTTTCTTTTGGGAGACAAAGTGAGTGAGGGGCCAGCCGGCACCCAGTACAGCATGGAGGAACCTGAGGCCAGACAG GGCCAGAACCAGAGGATCAGCCCCTGCTCCACCTTGACCAGCAGCACTGCCTCACCCCCTGCAGGGAGCCCCTGCTCCACCCTTCCCCCCACCATGCCTGGCCAGACTGGCAACAAGGACTGCGCCTACGGTTCTGTCACCAGTCCCACCTCGACcctggagagcagagacagCGGGATCATCG CAACACTCACCAGCTACTCCGAGAACATGGAGAGAGGTGGGAAATACGGCGAGGGCTCCCGGGGAAACCTGAAGCAGTGGCATTCGCAGAAATCAGGCATGGACTCGTTCCTGTACAGGGTGGATGAAAACATGACCGCCTCCACCTACAGCCTCAACAAAATCCCAGAGCGCAACCTGGAGAGCATGTCCTCCCACTCTGCCCACTCCATCCCTCTGTACCTCATGCCCCGCCCTAACTCTGTGGCTG CTACCAGTTCAGCCCACCTGGAGGACCTGGCGTACCTGGAtgagcagagacacacaccgTTACGCACCTCACTGCGCATGCCCAGACAGAGCACCACCTGTGGGCCGTGTCGCTCCGGGCAGGACCTGAGAG CTTCTGCTAATAACACCCATGCCTGGCAATCCCAGTCAC TGCGTTTTGCACCTTATCGGCCCCAAGACATCGCCCTCAAACCTCTGCTGTTCGAGGTGCCCAGCATCACCATGGACTCCGTCTTCACGGGCCGCGAGTGGCTTTTCCAAGAGATCGATGCCCATCTCAACCGGCCCAGCGGCAGCACCAGCCGCGGGGTGGCGGTGGTGGCCAATATTGGTTTTGGCAAGACCGCCATCATCTCCCGCCTTGTGGCACTCAGCTGCCACGGTACCCGTATGAGACAGATTGCCTCCGACAGCCCCCAGGCCTCACCCAAAC ATGGAGAGGGGTTCCCCCTGTCTCAGCCTCAGCCCACTCACGGCACCCTGGGAGGAGGCAGCTGTCCCGGGACCCCGGAGATGAGGCGGCGCCAGGAAGAAGCCATGCGGAGGCTGGCATCTCAG GTGGTGGCGTACCATTACTGCCAGGCGGATAACGCCTACACCTGCTTGGTGCCAGAGTTTGTGCACAACGTTGCGGCTCTGCTGTGCCGCTCGCCACACCTCGTTGCCTacagggagcagctgctgagggagCCACACCTGCAGAGTATCCTTAGTCTGCGCTCCTGCGTCCAGGACCCCTTGGCCTCCTTCAGGAGAGGTGTCCTTGAGCCACTGGATGCACTTTATAAAG AGAGGAAGATCATCTCCGAGGAGGACCTCATCATCCTAATTGACGGTCTGAATGAGGCTGAGTTTCACAAGCCAGACTACGGAGACACCATTGTGTCCTTCCTAACCAAAACCATCAACAGGTTCCCTCCCTGGCTCAAACTGGTGGTCACAGTCAGAACCACATTACAG GACATCACCAGCGACCTGCCGTTTCACCGCATCTCTTTGGACGGCCTGGAGGAGAACGATGCCATAGACCAGGATCTGCAGGGCTACATCCTGCACCGCATCCACAGCAGCCCGGAGATCCAGAACAACATCTCTCTCAATGGCAAGATGGATAACACCACCTTTGGGAAGCTCAGCGCCCACCTGAAGGCCTTGAGCCAGGGCTCCTACCTGTACCTCAagctcacctttgacctcatcgAGAAGGGCTATCTGGTCCTCAAAAGTTCCAGCTACAAG gtGGTGCCAGTCAACCTGGCAGAAGTCTACCTGCTGCAGTGCAACATGCGTTTTCCCACCCAGTCTTCATTCGAGAGGGCGCTGCCTCTGCTCAACGTGGCCGTGGCCTCGCTTCATCCTCTGACTGATGAGCAGATCTATCAGGCCATTAATGCTGGCTCACTGCAG GGTACTCTAGACTGGGAGGATTTCCAGCAGCGCGTCGACAACCTGTCAGTCTTCCTGGTGAAGAGGAGGGATGGGACCAGGATGTTTGTTCACCCCTCCTTCAGGGAGTGGCTGAtctggagagaagaaggagaaaagacaaaGTTCCTGTGTGATCCCAG GAGCGGACACACTCTACTGGCCTTCTGGTTCTCCCGTCAGGAGAAGCTGAACAGGCAGCAGACGATTGAGCTGGGCCATCACATCCTCAAAGCACATATCTTCAAG GGTCTCAGTAAGAAAGTCGGGGTTTCCTCGTCTATCTTGCAAGGCCTGTGGGTATCGTACTGCACGGAGGGCCTCTCGGCGGCTCTCTCTTCACTTCGGAACCTCTACACTCCCAACATCAAG gTGAGCCGGCTGCTGATGCTCGGAGGTGCTAATGTGAACTACCGTACGGAGGTGCTGAACAACGCCCCCGTCCTGTGTGTACACTCCCACTTGGGCTACATGGACATGGTGTCTCTGCTGCTTGAGTTCGGCGCCTCTGTTGACGCTCCGTCCGAGAGCGGTCTCACGCCGCTGTGCTACGCCGCCGCGGGGGGGCACATGGCCATCGTGTCCGCCCTCTACCGCAGGAGAGCAAAG GTGGATCACCTGGATAAGAACCGCCAGTGCGCGCTGGTTCACGCAGCCCTGAGGGGCCACATGGAGGTGGTGAAGTTCCTCATCCATTGTGACTGGGGAATgggacaacagcagcagcagtcacctCAAACCCAGCAGCAGGCAGGCCTCACCAAGGGCCAGGCGACCCAGCAGGCATTCATCGCTGCTGCCAGTATGGGATATACAGAG ATTGTGTCTTACCTGCTGAACCTGCCtgagaaagatgaagaggaggtggagcggATTCAGATCAATAACTTTGACACCCTGTGGGGGGAGACAG CTCTGACCGCAGCGTCGGGCCGGGGGAAGCTGGAGGTTTGCCGCGTGTTGCTGGAGCAGGGTGCGGCCGTGGCGCAGACCAACAGGCGCGGCATCGTCCCCCTCTTCAGCGCCGTGCGTCAGGGACACTGGCAG ATCGTGGACCTGCTTCTATCGCACGGTGCAGACGTCAACATGGCCGACAAACAGGGCCGGTCTCCTCTGATGATGGCCGCCTCAGAGGGACACCTGGAGACTGTGGAGTTTTTACTGGCTCAAG aagcctctctgtctctgatgGATAAGGAGGGTCTCACCGCTCTGAGTTGGGCTTGTCTGAAGGGTCACCTGCCCGTCGTCCGCTACCTCGTGGAGAGCGGTGCTGCCACCGACCACGCGGACAAGAACGGCCGCACCCCTCTGGATCTGGCTGCGTTCTACGGGGACTCTGAGGTG gtccagttcttggTTGACCACGGGGCCATGATCGAGCACGTGGACTACAGCGGGATGCGTCCCCTGGACAGGGCGGTGGGCTGCAGAAACACTTCGGTGGTGGTGGCGCTGCTCAAGAAAGGAGCCAAGATAG GATGTCAGACGCTGCCCAGTCGGCCCCGAG GTCCGGCCACATGGGCCATGGCCACCTCCAAACCCGACATCATGATCATCTTACTCAGCAAACTCATCGAGGAGGGGGACGGCTTTTACAAG AAGGGGAAGGTGAAGGAAGCGGCACAACGTTACCAGTATGCTCTCAAAAAGTTCCCACGCGAAGGCTTCAGCGAGGACCTCAAGACGTTCAGGGAACTAAAAGTATCGCTGTTCCTCAACCTGTCCCGATGTCGCAGGAAAATGAAC GACTTTGGGATGGCTGAGGAATTTGCTACAAAGGCACTGGAACTGAAACCAAAATGTTACGAGGCCTATTACGCCAGGGCGCGAGCCAAGCGTAGCAGCAG ACAATTTCCTGAAGCCTTGGAGGACCTAAAAGAGGCCATAAAGCATAGCCCCAACAACCGGGAGATCCAGAGGCTGCTCCAgcgggtggaggaggagtgcCACCAGTTCAGCCAGCAGGAGCACCAGCatcaggagctggagctggaacctcccccttcccccccacctaCGCCTCCTCCCGAGGAGGAAGAGTCGCTGTCTTTGGCCatgcctctcccccctcccccggaaCCCCGTCTAGAGGACATGGAGCCCGTCCAAGACTTGTTTGAGGACGAGGACTACCTGGAGCAGGAGTTGGAGGCCATGACGGTGGGTCTTCCCCCACCCGAATCTCTCTCGGATCCTTCCAGCCTCCCTATCATCCAGAGCccgcctctctctcccacccatCCGGATCAGATATACCTAACGGGAGGATCGCCCATGGGTCCGCCTTACGAATACCAtcccacgtcctcctccatgtcctctCCAACTCGGGGGACGTACCAGTCCACGTCGCCCTCCTTGTCCCCGACGCATCAGAATTCACACTACCGACACAGCCCGCCTCACACCTCCCCCGTGCACCAGCAGTCCTACAGCTTCAGCCCACCTCCCCTGGGCTCTGGGGGTCCGGGGATGGATCACCAGAGCCCACCACCATCCCCTTTACGTCGGGCCGCTCAGTACAGATCAAGTCCTCCGCTGGAGAGTGTTTGTCTCTATCGGTCCCAGTCTGGGTCCCCAGTCCGCTATCAGACGGAGCAGCTTCCTGGGAGACCCAAATCGCCCCTCTCTAAAATGAGCAGCCAGCGTTCCTTTCAGCTGAGCTCACAGCCTTCTCTGTCCTCCCAACACCACCAAGCCCAAGGCCTTCGTCTTCAGCCTTCAATAGCCCAGATCGTCCGCACAAACCAGCCCAGCGTGATGGGCAATAGCATCTACGGCGGCCAGATGGGTCACTCCATGGGGGGCCGCTACCAAGGGGGGTCGGTGGATGTGGAGAGCCGACTCGTGTACCAGCCATCGCTGGATGGACGGTCCATGTCCCAGGTCCAGGCCAGCCTCAGTTCTGGGGCCCTCTGTCAGCACGGTGGCCGAGGAGGGGTTATGGAGTCGAGCCTGTTAAAGGATGAGCTACCCCAACGCCCCTCCTCAGCCTACCGCGCCAGCAGCGGGGGCCCGGGGGGCATCCGTTACAGCCAGACGCCTCAGATAAGCCGCAGCCAGTCGGCCGCCTACTACCCCGTCACCGAGCACGTACTGGAACGCAGCGGCGCCGTGCCCCCCTGCCAGCTGGGCTCCCCCGAGATCCCCCATATGGCGAGACGCCCCATCAGTGCCAATACTACTGAGATGAAGCAGCACGTGACGGCCCCCAGACCTCTCATCCATTCTCAGAGCGTCGGCCTCCGGTTCTCGCCCTCCAGCAACAACATCTCGACTGGATCCACCACAAATTTAGCTCCAAGTTTCAGGCCTTCCATTTCTATTCAGCAGATGGAGATCCCCCTCCAGGCCACTTACGAGCGCACCTGCGATGACATCTCCCCCATTTCTCCCTCCCAGGGCGGCGGGGGGCTGTATCAGGGGGAGGCCACGCGCTCTCGGAACACGCCGTTCATGGGCGTCATAGACAAGACCGCGCGGACTCAGCAGTACCTGCATCAGCCCTCCCGGTCCAGGGCCATGACCTCCATGGACTCCGCCATCAGCCCCACCTCGCCCGGCCAGCTAGTTCAGCAAGGATCCACCTACAGCCCCCCCGCTTCGCTGGGCAATATCGCCTACTACAACAAGACAAATAACGCCCAAAATGGACACCTGATAGAAGAGGACTACTACTCCCAGACCCCACCCCCCTCGCTGGGCAAGCTAACAAACGGATCCCGCGGAAGTGGGGACATCCTGGAGCGAGTCAGCCAGGTGCCCACCTACCAGGACGTGAAGGTGGCGAGGACTCTGCCCGTGGCCCAGGCCTACCAGGACAACATGTACCGCCAGCTCTCGCGTGACTCCCGGACCCAGGGCCCCACCTCCCCCATCAAACCAAAGAGACCCTTCGTGGAGTCAAACGTGTGA